The segment AAGAAGTTATAAATTACGTAAAAGATAAATATGGTCATGACTGCGTTTGCCAAATCATAACATTTGGAACAATGATGGCCAAAGGCGTAATAAAAGACGTTGCCAGAGCTCTAGGATTTCCATTTGAAGATGCAAACACTTTGACAAATTTAATCCCCGATCAACTAAAAATTACGCTACACGAAGCCATTGAACAAGAACCAAAATTAAAAGAAATGATTGATAATAATCCAAAAGTTAAAGAACTAATGGATATTTGTTTTAAACTTGAGGGGCTCACAAGGCACGCATCAAAACATGCCGCAGGCGTAGTTATTTCGCCTATGCCGCTAAAAGAAGCTTTACCTTTATATGTTCCTTCAAAAGCAACAAATGAACTTGTCGTTCAATATGCAATGACAGAACTTGAAGAAGTTGGTTTTTTAAAAATGGATTTTTTGGGCCTTAAAAACTTAACCGTAATTCAAATGGCTCTTGATGCGATAGAAAAAAGGCACGGTATAAAAATAAATTTAGACAAAATAAATCTTGATGACCCAAAAACTTTTGAGCTACTAAGAGCCGGCAACACAAATGGTGTTTTTCAATTTGAATCTGATGGCATTAAAGACGTAATGAGAAGATTGAGCCCACAAAGCGTTGAGGATTTAATAGCAGTAAATGCGCTATATCGACCGGGACCATTGGGATCCGGAATGGTTGACGACTTTATAGAACGAAGACACGGTAGAAAAAAAACAACTTACATGTTTGACGCACTTGAACCAATTTTAAGCGAAACTTACGGCGTTATTGTTTATCAAGAACAAGTTATGAAAATTGCATCTGCAATTGGAGGATACACTCTTGGCGGTGCAGATATTTTACGTCGAGCCATGGGTAAGAAAAAAGCTGAGGTAATGGCAGAACAAAAAAATATATTTATGGCTGGTGCTAAAAAACAAGGTTTTGACGAACGTAAAGCAGGTGAGCTTTTTGATCTTATGGCATATTTTGCCGGCTACGGTTTTAACAAATCTCACTCAACGGCATATGCTTTAATTGCATATCAAACGGCATATTTAAAAGCAAATTATCCTCAAGAATTTATGGCGGCATTAATTTCATACGAAACAAACGATCCAGATAAATTAACATTTTATCTTCAAGAAATAAAAGATATGAATATTAAAGCGGTAACGCCTAGCATTAATCAATCTGAAATAAATTTTGTTGCCCAAGATAAAAAAATTTTATTTGGGCTTAAAGGCATTAAAAATGTTGGGCTTGCTGCACTTGAAAATATAATTTTAATCAGAAATGAAAAAAAATTTTTAGATATGTTGGATTTTTGCAAACGAGTGGATTTACGAACGGCAAATAAAAGAGTTATAGAAAGCTTAATATATTCCGGTGCGTTTGATGAATTACCAGGAAATAGAGCTCAAAAAATTTCAGAGCTGGATAAAATATTAAAAATTGCAATTGATGCGAAAAAACAAGCTGCCACAGGGCAAATGGACATGTTTGGACTAATAAGCAAAAAAACACAAACAAATAACAACCAAGATTATTATACATTTTTGCCACTGAAAGATTTTAGCGATAAAGAAAAATTGGATAAGGAAAAAGAAATTGCCGGTTTTTATTTAAGCTCACACCCTCTTGATAATCACAAAATACTTAAAAATTTAAAAGCTTTAACATTTCAAGAAATTACCGATATTACAAAAAACGGAAATACAAAAAAAGAACCTTTTGTAACATGTTTTGGCTTGATGCAAAACAATAAAGTAATAAAAACAAAAAAAGGCGACAATATGTCATTTGCTCAATTTGAGGATTATACAAATCATGCAGAAGTGATTATATTTCCAAGCGTTTATAAAAAAGTTGAAACACTTTTGCAAGAACATAATATTTTTGTAATACAAGGCTTTGTAGACTTAACAAGTAAAGACAAATGCAAAATTAAAGCGAACGATTTAATTCCTGTGGACCATATTTTAAATTTTAAAAAAATAGTTTCTTTAAATTTAAAATTACCTGAAATAATAGATCAAAATGTTTTGGGAAATCTAAAAAACATACTTGAACAACAATCCCAACCATCAAATATAAAAGTTCCTGTAAATATTGCGTTTAAAGAAAATAATAAAAATTTGCTAATAGAATATGGCAAAAAAATTACGCCGGAAATAGAACTATTAAACAATATAGAAAAGTTAGGCATTAAAGTTCAAATTGTTATCTAAACAATATTTTAAAATATTTTCGTAGCTATCGGATTTTTGTTTTTTCAATAAATTAATAATAGACTTAATTACCCATTTGTGTTCATTAATAGTTTGATCCTCAAAAATGTTATCCAATTCAAGATATTTTAAATTTACATTACTTGAGTTTGTTGCAAATTCAAAAATATTTTTTACAAAAGAGAAAAAAGTCTCTTGAGAAATTAATTCTTTTTTTTCAAGCTCAATAAAATTTAAAAATCTTTGTTCAAATTTTTCCGGCCACGACAAAAGAAGATAGATTAAAATTAAACTCTTAATATTATTAATATTTTCAGGTTTTAAAAGATATGTATGTTCATAAATAGCCGCCGCTGATAAAAATTTTTTCTCTTTTTTATATAAATAAGCAGCTTGAGAATATTTCTCCAAAGCATTTTCATCTTGCAATGCCCAAAGAATATCCCCTTCCACTTGTAAAACATATGCTTTGTCATCAAACGAATGTGATATTAATCTGTATAAACTTAATGCTTTTTCTTTTTCTCGTCTCGTGACGAGCTCTGCAAGCCTAAACCACCCAACACATGACTTCTTCAAATCACCAAGATTATCATTTTCAGGTTGATCCTTCATCAACTATCTCCCATTTTTATTCTTTGTTACTAACTTATTTAAAATTATTCAAACGAAAAATAAATTAGCACTTTTCATCTTTTAATCTCAATATAACAAATATTAATCAAAACACACCCTGTTTTAAATCAAAAATAGCTATGCTATAATTTCAAATTAAAAAATTAATTTAGCAATAAAAGATTTAAAAATGATAAACAATCAAAATTGGTTAGAAAAAAAAAATTTAGCGCTTTTGGGTGGCGGGCAAGAAAAAATAGAAAAACAAAAACAATTGGGAAAATTAAATGCAAGAGAAAGAATTGGTCTTTTACTTGATGAAAATAGTTTTCAGGAAACTGATCAACTTGTAGTCGCTGCATTTTCCGATAAAAAAAATTATACTGATGGTGTTATTACCGGTTTTGGCAAAATTAACAATCAAATTGTTGCCATATATTCACAAGATTTCACACTAAATGGTGGTTCTCTTGGTAAAAATCATGCAAAAAAAATAATAAAAATAATGGATATGGCTGCAAAAATAGGTTGCCCAATAATAGGACTTATAGATTCCGGTGGAGCCAGAATTCAAGAAGGCATACACGCACTCTCCGGTTTTGGCGACATCTTTTTTAGAAACACGAGATATTCAGGAATAATTCCACAAATCTCTATAATTTTAGGCCCGTGTGCAGGTGGCGCCGTTTATTCTCCGGCTTTAACAGATTTTATTTTTACGGTAGAAAATATTAGCCAGATGTTTATAACCGGTCCATCCGTTATAAAAGAAACTTTGCATCAAGATGTAACAAAAGATGAGCTTGGCGGGGCCTCAATTCACAACACAAAATCCGGCGTTGCGCATTTTTTATGTAAAAACGAAATTGAATGTTTTGAAAAAGTTAAAAAATTACTTTATTACATACCAAGAAACTATTTAGAGCAAAAAGAAACTCTTGATAATTATATTGAGCCAGAAAACAATCAAATATTAGATCAACTTATACCTAATAATCCAAATAAATCTTATGATATTAAAAAAGTAATAAACACAGTTTTTGATAAAGAAAGTTTTTTTGAAATTCAAGAATTTTTTGCGCAAAATATAGTTACAGGGTTTGCAACACTTTCCGGTAAAATTATAGGAATAGTTGCAAATCAACCAATGATTATGGCAGGTACAATAGATATTGATGCATCCGAAAAAGCCGCTAAATTTATACGTTTTTGTGATAGCTTTTCAATACCAATAATTACGCTTGTCGATGTTCCTGGATTTTTACCCGGTATAGATCAGGAACACAATGGAATCATAAGACGTGGAGCTAAACTTTTATATGCATATGCAGAAGCAACTGTGCCAAAAATTACATTAATATTAAGAAAAGCTTTTGGCGGTGCATATATAGTTATGGGAAGTAAACAATTGGGAGCTGATTTTAATTTTGCATTTCCAAATGCTCAAATTGCAGTACTTGGCGCAAATGCAGCAATTTCAATTTTACACGAAAAAACTTTAAAATCTGAGCCCAATATTGAAATACGCAATCAAAAACACTCAAACTTACTAGAAAACTATGCAACAGAATTTTTAACCCCATATATTGCAGCAGAATATGGATATATAGATGCAATAATAGATCCAAATGAAACAAGAAATAAATTAATTTCGGCTCTTTTAATATGTGAAAATAAAGTTGAAAAATTACCTGCCAAAAAACATGGTAATATACCGTTATAAAATATCTAATCAGTTGGATTATATTTATCTGTTTTTCTTATTCTTGTGCTAAAATAACAAAATATTTATTATATAAATAACTTATAAAAAATTTTTTAAAAATATTGGGGTATATATGTTAAAAATATCTAAAAAATTTTTAAAACTACTACTTAGCGTTTTATTTATTATC is part of the Candidatus Dependentiae bacterium genome and harbors:
- the dnaE gene encoding DNA polymerase III subunit alpha → EVINYVKDKYGHDCVCQIITFGTMMAKGVIKDVARALGFPFEDANTLTNLIPDQLKITLHEAIEQEPKLKEMIDNNPKVKELMDICFKLEGLTRHASKHAAGVVISPMPLKEALPLYVPSKATNELVVQYAMTELEEVGFLKMDFLGLKNLTVIQMALDAIEKRHGIKINLDKINLDDPKTFELLRAGNTNGVFQFESDGIKDVMRRLSPQSVEDLIAVNALYRPGPLGSGMVDDFIERRHGRKKTTYMFDALEPILSETYGVIVYQEQVMKIASAIGGYTLGGADILRRAMGKKKAEVMAEQKNIFMAGAKKQGFDERKAGELFDLMAYFAGYGFNKSHSTAYALIAYQTAYLKANYPQEFMAALISYETNDPDKLTFYLQEIKDMNIKAVTPSINQSEINFVAQDKKILFGLKGIKNVGLAALENIILIRNEKKFLDMLDFCKRVDLRTANKRVIESLIYSGAFDELPGNRAQKISELDKILKIAIDAKKQAATGQMDMFGLISKKTQTNNNQDYYTFLPLKDFSDKEKLDKEKEIAGFYLSSHPLDNHKILKNLKALTFQEITDITKNGNTKKEPFVTCFGLMQNNKVIKTKKGDNMSFAQFEDYTNHAEVIIFPSVYKKVETLLQEHNIFVIQGFVDLTSKDKCKIKANDLIPVDHILNFKKIVSLNLKLPEIIDQNVLGNLKNILEQQSQPSNIKVPVNIAFKENNKNLLIEYGKKITPEIELLNNIEKLGIKVQIVI
- a CDS encoding acyl-CoA carboxylase subunit beta, whose amino-acid sequence is MINNQNWLEKKNLALLGGGQEKIEKQKQLGKLNARERIGLLLDENSFQETDQLVVAAFSDKKNYTDGVITGFGKINNQIVAIYSQDFTLNGGSLGKNHAKKIIKIMDMAAKIGCPIIGLIDSGGARIQEGIHALSGFGDIFFRNTRYSGIIPQISIILGPCAGGAVYSPALTDFIFTVENISQMFITGPSVIKETLHQDVTKDELGGASIHNTKSGVAHFLCKNEIECFEKVKKLLYYIPRNYLEQKETLDNYIEPENNQILDQLIPNNPNKSYDIKKVINTVFDKESFFEIQEFFAQNIVTGFATLSGKIIGIVANQPMIMAGTIDIDASEKAAKFIRFCDSFSIPIITLVDVPGFLPGIDQEHNGIIRRGAKLLYAYAEATVPKITLILRKAFGGAYIVMGSKQLGADFNFAFPNAQIAVLGANAAISILHEKTLKSEPNIEIRNQKHSNLLENYATEFLTPYIAAEYGYIDAIIDPNETRNKLISALLICENKVEKLPAKKHGNIPL